A segment of the Pseudomonadota bacterium genome:
TGGCCAAGAGCAAATTCCAGCGGACCAAGCCCCATGTGAATGTCGGGACCATCGGTCATGTGGATCATGGGAAGACGACCTTGACGGCGGCGATGACCTTGGTGATGTCGAAGAAGTTCGGGGGGGAGTTCAGGTCCTACGATCAGATCGACAACGCGCCGGAGGAGAAGGCGCGCGGGATCACCATTGCGACGGCGCACGTGGAGTACGAGAGTGTTGCGCGGCACTATGCGCACGTGGACTGTCCGGGTCATGCGGACTATGTGAAGAACATGATCACGGGGGCGGCGCAGATGGACGGGGCGATCCTGGTGGTGTCGGCGGCGGACGGTCCGATGCCGCAGACCCGCGAGCACATCCTCTTGGCGCGTCAGGTGGGGGTTCCGTACATGGTGGTGTACATGAACAAGGCCGACATGGTGGACGACGCGGAGCTCTTGGAGTTGGTGGAGATGGAGGTGAGGGAGTTGCTGGACAGTTACAAGTTCCCCGGGGAGAAGACGCCGGTGGTGGTGGGGAGCGCGTTGAAGGCCCTGGAGGGGGACGGATCGGAGCTCGGGGTGCCCTCGGTCGAGCGTTTGATTGCGGCGATGGACGAGTATATCCCGGTGCCGGAGCGTGAGGTGGACAAGCCGTTCCTGATGCCCATCGAGGACGTGTTTTCGATCTCGGGTCGTGGGACGGTGGTGACGGGTCGGGTGGAGCGCGGGAAGGTGAAGGTCGGGGAGGAGGTGGCGATCGTCGGGATCAAGGACACGCAGAAGACCGTTTGCACGGGGGTCGAGATGTTTCGGAAGTTGTTGGACGAGGGTCGGGCGGGGGACAACATCGGGGTGCTCTTGCGGGGCACCAAGCGTGAGGACGTGGAGCGTGGTCAGGTGTTGTGCAAGCCCGGGAGTCTGACGCCGCACACGCACTTCGAGGCCGAGGTGTACGTGTTGTCGAAGGAGGAGGGGGGTCGTCACACGCCGTTCTTCGCCAATTACCGGCCGCAGTTTTACTTTCGGACCACGGATGTGACGGGCGCGGTGGACCTGCCTCAGGGCGTCGAGATGGTGATGCCGGGAGACAACGTGAAGATCACGGTGAAGTTGATCGCGCCGATCGCGATGGAGGAGGGGTTACGGTTCGCGATCCGGGAAGGCGGCCGGACGGTCGGGGCCGGGGTCGTCGCCAAGGTGATCGAGTGACGATGAGTCATCCAGTTATGAAACGGTATCTTGCAGCAGAGCGAAGCACGCCCCATGGCTGACCAGATCATTCGCATTCGGCTCAAGGCCTTCGATCACCGATTGATCGACCGATCGGCGCGCGAGATCGTCGATACCGCGCGGCGCACGGGCGCCCAGGTCAAGGGCCCCATTCCGCTGCCGGTCAGAAAAGAACGCTTCACGGTCCTGGTCTCCCCGCACGTCGACAAGGACGCGCGCGACCAGTATGAGATCCGTACCCATAAACGGCTCCTGGACATCGTCAATCCAACGGATAAGACCGTCGATGCCCTCATGAAGCTGGACCTCGCCGCCGGGGTCGAAGTGCAGATCCGGTTGAGTTAATTCTATTTTTCAACTTTCTTTTAGAAATAATACCATGGCCTTGGGACTCGTAGGGCGCAAGTGTGGGATGACCCGTCTCTTTACGGAGGCGGGCGCGACGGTGCCGGTGACCGTCATCGAAGTCCTGCCCAATCACGTCACGCAGGTCAAGACCGGTGCTCGCGACGGCTATCGGGCCGTTCAGGTGACGACCGGCCGGCAGAACCGGGGGCGCATCGACAAGCCTTCGACGGGGATCCTGAAGGGCGCAGGCGTGGAGACGGGGACGGGTTTCTGGGAGTTCCGTCTGGGAGACGGGGAGGGCGAGTCGCTGGTCCCCGGGGCGGTCGTGACCGTCGATCTGTTTCGGGTTGGACAGAAAGTCGATGTCGCCGGGAGGACCCACGGTAAGGGGTTCGCGGGCACCATCAAGCGCCACCACTTCAGCTCGGGCGATGCCACGCACGGCAATTCGCTGTCGCACCGTACGCCCGGATCGACCGGGCAGCGCCAGACGCCGGGTCGCGTATTCAAGGGCAAGCGCATGGCCGGGCATCTCGGAAACGCGCGGCGCACGGCACAGAACCTCGAGGTCGTGCGCATCGACGTCGAACGCAACCTGTTGTTGATCAGGGGCGCGGTGCCCGGCGGTAAGGGCGCCGATCTGATCATACGGCCCAACACAAGGCACAGGGCGATTGGCATGGGGCCGAGCACGGGTGAGTGAGATGCAGATAGCGCTGCGTAGCGGCGACTCCGGGGCCGAGGCGGGCAGCTTGTCCGTGTCCGACGCCGTGTTCGCCGCTCCTTACAACGAGCCCCTCGTGCACCAGGTCGTGACCGCCTATCTCGCTGGCGGGCGTGCCGGAACCAAGGCCCAGAAGACCCGCGCCGAGGTGCGCGGCGGCGGCGCCAAGCCGTGGCGCCAGAAAAGCACGGGGCGCGCACGCGCGGGTACCACCCGTGGCCCCTTGTGGCGCACCGGAGGGGTCACGTTTGCCGCGCGTCCCCGGAACTACGCACAAAAGGTGAACCGCAAGATGTACGGTGTGGCCATGCGCTCGATCCTCTCGGAGCTGGTCCGGCAAGGGCGGCTTACGGTGGTCGATGCGCTCGCCGTGTCCGAGCCGAGGACCAAAGGGTTGGTGGTGCGGCTCTCGGCGTTGGGCCTTGCGCAGGCCCTGATCGTCACGGAGTCCTTCGAGGCCAACCTGCATCTGGCGTCCCGCAACCTCTTTGCGGTGGATATTCGCCTGGCGGGGGCCGTGGATCCGGTGAGCCTGGTTGCTCATGAGTCCGTCTTGATCACGGAGCAGGCGCTGCGAACCTTGGAGGCGAGATTGGCATGAATACGGAGCGCCTCCATCGAGTCCTGGTCGAGCCCAGGGTATCGGAGAAAGCCACCCAGCTCGGTGAGCGGCCCCAGAAGCAGTTCGTTTTTCGCGTGGTGAAGGACGCCACCAAGCCCGAGGTCAAGCAGGCGGTCGAGCTTATGTTCGGGGTCCGGGTCGAGCACGTCCGCGTGTGCAATATCAAGGGCAAACAGAAGAGCTTTCGGCGCCAGCGTGGTCGGCGCTCGGGGTTCAGGAAGGCGTATGTCTGCTTGAAGGAAGGCTTCGACATCGATTTCATGGGGCGCGAGTAGGCGGACATGGCGCTGATCAAGGTGAAACCGACCTCCCCCGGCCGCCGCGGTCTGGTGAAAGTCGTGACGCCGGGCCTGCACAAAGGCAACCCGTACCGGCCGCTCACGGAAAAAAAAGACAGCGCGAGCGGTCGCAACAACCAAGGTCGGATCACCGTTCGGCACCGCGGGGGCGGTCATCGCAAGCTCTATCGCCTGGTAGATTTCAAGCGGCGCAAGGACGGCGTCCCCGCCAGGGTCGAGCGCCTCGAATATGACCCGAATCGCTCGGCGCACATCGCGTTGCTCCTGTATGCCGACGGTGAGCGGCGTTACATCATCGCCCCCAAGGGTGTGCAGGCGGGTGCGACGCTCTGTTCGGGGACAGACGCCCCGATCCAACCCGGCAACACCCTGCCGTTGCGCAATGTCCCGGTAGGCACCACCGTCCACTGCGTCGAGATGCAGCCGGGGCGGGGGGCGCAGCTTGGGCGCAGCGCGGGGGGCTCCGTACAATTGGTCGCGCGGGACGGCGCGCACGCGACCTTGAGGCTGCGCTCGGGGGAGATGCGCAAGGTGCTATTGGAGTGCCGGGCGACGATCGGTGAGGTCGGGAATGCGGAGCACTCCCTGCGCGCGCTCGGGAAGGCCGGCGCCAAACGCTGGCGCGGGGTGCGGCCCACGGTGCGCGGCGTCGCCATGAACCCGGTCGATCACCCCCACGGCGGTGGTGAAGGCAAGACCTCGGGTGGACGCCACCCGGTGAGTCCCTGGGGCCAACCCACCAAGGGACACAAGACGCGCAAGAACAAACGCACCACCAAGATGATCGTCCGTCGGCGAAACAAGCTCGGTTAGTCGGGGAGAGCCGTGCCTCGCTCATTGCATAAAGGACCGTTCGTGGACCATCACCTCCTGGACAAGGTGGAGAAGGCGCGGACCAATAACGACAAACGGCCGATCAAGACCTGGTCGCGCCGTTCCGTGGTGATCCCCGATATGGTGGGGCTGACCATCGCCGTACACAATGGCCGCCAGCATGTACCGATCTACGTCACGGAGAACATGGTCGGCCACAAGCTCGGGGAGTTCGCGGTGACGCGGACTTTTCGGGGCCATGTGGGCGATCGCAAGGCCAAGAGCGCCTAAGAGGCCGGTATGCCGACGTCCGCGAAGCTGCGTAACGTGAGGATATCGCCCCAGAAGGCCCGTCTCGTCGCCGATCTGGTGAGGGGGCTGCCGGTCGATCGGGCCCTCGGCGTCCTGACCTTCAGCAATAAGAAGGCGGCCGGGATCATCAAGAAGGTCCTGAATTCGGCCATTGCCAACGCAGAGCACAATGATGGTGCCGACATCGACGAGCTCAAGGTTAGGTCGATCACCGTCGACCCGGCGGCCTCGCTCAAGCGAGTATCGGCCCGTGCCCGTGGCCGCACCAATCGGATCGTGAAACGCACGAGCCATATCACCATTCGGGTGGCTGAATAGGCCGGGTGGCTGAATAAACACGCGGCGGAAGGAGCGGCTTGGTGGAACGAGCCGCGTGGAATGGGCTACGTGGTTGAATGAAATAGGCAGATACGCATGGGTCAAAAGGTACATCCCACCGGGTTTCGTCTGGGCGTGATCCGCGACTGGTCGTCCCGCTGGTACGCGGAGTCGAAGAAGTACGCCGACTATCTCAACACCGATCTGGCGGTCCGCGAGTTCCTGAGGCAGAAACTGCGGAGCGCTTCGGTGAGCGCGATCCAGATCGAGCGGCCGGCC
Coding sequences within it:
- the tuf gene encoding elongation factor Tu, which produces AKSKFQRTKPHVNVGTIGHVDHGKTTLTAAMTLVMSKKFGGEFRSYDQIDNAPEEKARGITIATAHVEYESVARHYAHVDCPGHADYVKNMITGAAQMDGAILVVSAADGPMPQTREHILLARQVGVPYMVVYMNKADMVDDAELLELVEMEVRELLDSYKFPGEKTPVVVGSALKALEGDGSELGVPSVERLIAAMDEYIPVPEREVDKPFLMPIEDVFSISGRGTVVTGRVERGKVKVGEEVAIVGIKDTQKTVCTGVEMFRKLLDEGRAGDNIGVLLRGTKREDVERGQVLCKPGSLTPHTHFEAEVYVLSKEEGGRHTPFFANYRPQFYFRTTDVTGAVDLPQGVEMVMPGDNVKITVKLIAPIAMEEGLRFAIREGGRTVGAGVVAKVIE
- the rpsJ gene encoding 30S ribosomal protein S10; the encoded protein is MADQIIRIRLKAFDHRLIDRSAREIVDTARRTGAQVKGPIPLPVRKERFTVLVSPHVDKDARDQYEIRTHKRLLDIVNPTDKTVDALMKLDLAAGVEVQIRLS
- the rplC gene encoding 50S ribosomal protein L3, with the translated sequence MALGLVGRKCGMTRLFTEAGATVPVTVIEVLPNHVTQVKTGARDGYRAVQVTTGRQNRGRIDKPSTGILKGAGVETGTGFWEFRLGDGEGESLVPGAVVTVDLFRVGQKVDVAGRTHGKGFAGTIKRHHFSSGDATHGNSLSHRTPGSTGQRQTPGRVFKGKRMAGHLGNARRTAQNLEVVRIDVERNLLLIRGAVPGGKGADLIIRPNTRHRAIGMGPSTGE
- the rplD gene encoding 50S ribosomal protein L4, whose amino-acid sequence is MQIALRSGDSGAEAGSLSVSDAVFAAPYNEPLVHQVVTAYLAGGRAGTKAQKTRAEVRGGGAKPWRQKSTGRARAGTTRGPLWRTGGVTFAARPRNYAQKVNRKMYGVAMRSILSELVRQGRLTVVDALAVSEPRTKGLVVRLSALGLAQALIVTESFEANLHLASRNLFAVDIRLAGAVDPVSLVAHESVLITEQALRTLEARLA
- the rplW gene encoding 50S ribosomal protein L23 — protein: MNTERLHRVLVEPRVSEKATQLGERPQKQFVFRVVKDATKPEVKQAVELMFGVRVEHVRVCNIKGKQKSFRRQRGRRSGFRKAYVCLKEGFDIDFMGRE
- the rplB gene encoding 50S ribosomal protein L2, with amino-acid sequence MALIKVKPTSPGRRGLVKVVTPGLHKGNPYRPLTEKKDSASGRNNQGRITVRHRGGGHRKLYRLVDFKRRKDGVPARVERLEYDPNRSAHIALLLYADGERRYIIAPKGVQAGATLCSGTDAPIQPGNTLPLRNVPVGTTVHCVEMQPGRGAQLGRSAGGSVQLVARDGAHATLRLRSGEMRKVLLECRATIGEVGNAEHSLRALGKAGAKRWRGVRPTVRGVAMNPVDHPHGGGEGKTSGGRHPVSPWGQPTKGHKTRKNKRTTKMIVRRRNKLG
- the rpsS gene encoding 30S ribosomal protein S19, with translation MPRSLHKGPFVDHHLLDKVEKARTNNDKRPIKTWSRRSVVIPDMVGLTIAVHNGRQHVPIYVTENMVGHKLGEFAVTRTFRGHVGDRKAKSA
- the rplV gene encoding 50S ribosomal protein L22 — encoded protein: MPTSAKLRNVRISPQKARLVADLVRGLPVDRALGVLTFSNKKAAGIIKKVLNSAIANAEHNDGADIDELKVRSITVDPAASLKRVSARARGRTNRIVKRTSHITIRVAE